A region from the Vicia villosa cultivar HV-30 ecotype Madison, WI linkage group LG3, Vvil1.0, whole genome shotgun sequence genome encodes:
- the LOC131659102 gene encoding uncharacterized protein LOC131659102, which translates to MQQLEKIPDFNYHIKCEKLKITSLSFADYLPLFPRGDKRSIEIMISKFNNFSRYTWLKVNPRKFHIYFGAVDENTKEDIKQFTSQFLDAMLPLPKAVIHKNNAVCRRCLWTGGKEVNIKFPIAWKKVNLMKLMWNMSKKTNNLWIKCIHTYYIKGDNVMNIPAKESHSWLLKHILKQRTLYQQIQTHFQLGEELFMKDVYFAMQNVEPKVSWRNLFYNNLARPRAQFVLWLQGAEKNLDGSSLWIPIRHNPMEWKEELNWFIQRFKSKGWRSKNLKCVATKTIYSIWRYRNDSVYGKDVSSTKIEGQIIDTIVYRGWTNKNFSNHITTLMIRWLLGVFPLVGVFGCF; encoded by the exons ATGCAGCAGTTGGAGAAGATCCCTGATTTCAACTATCACATCAAATGTGAGAAGTTGAAAATCACTAGCCTAAGCTTTGCAGATTATCTGCCGTTGTTTCCTAGGGGGGATAAAAGATCCATTGAGATAATGATTAGTAAATTCAATAACTTCTCTAGGTATACATGGCTCAAAGTGAATCCTAGAAAATTCCACATTTACTTTGGAGCTGTAGATGAAAATACTAAGGAGGATATAAAGCAGTTTACGAG TCAATTTCTGGATGCGATGCTGCCATTGCCTAAGGCTGTCATCCATAAGAATAATGCTGTTTGTAGGAGATGTTTGTGGACAGGTGGTAAAGAGGTTAATATAAAGTTTCCCATTGCTTGGAAGAAG GTGAATTTGATGAAGTTGATGTGGAACATGAGCAAGAAAACAAATAACCTGTGGATCAAATGTATCCACACGTACTACATTAAAGGTGACAATGTGATGAATATCCCAGCCAAGGAGAGTCACTCGTGGTTATTGAAGCATATCCTAAAGCAGAGAACATTATATCAGCAAATACAGACACATTTCCAACTTGGTGAGGAATTATTCATGAAGGATGTTTATTTTGCTATGCAAAATGTTGAGCCCAAGGTTAGTTGGAGAAATCTGTTTTATAACAACTTGGCCCGTCCCAGAGCCCAATTTGTGTTGTG GTTGCAAGGAGCTGAAAAGAATTTGGATGGAAGTTCTTTGTGGATTCCAATTAGGCATAACCCAATGGAGTGGAAGGAAGAGTTGAATTGGTTTATTCAAAGGTTCAAAAGTAAAGGCTGGAGATCAAAGAATCTAAAGTGTGTTGCTACTAAAACAATTTATTCTATTTGGAGATACAGAAATGATAGTGTTTATGGCAAGGATGTAAGTAGTACCAAGATTGAGGGACAAATCATAGATACTATTGTGTATAGGGGGTGGACAAATAAGAATTTTAGTAATCACATAACAACTCTTATGATTAGGTGGTTGTTGGGTGTTTTTCCTTTAGTTGGTGTTTTTGGGTGCTTTTGA